A single region of the Pseudomonas granadensis genome encodes:
- a CDS encoding DedA family protein codes for MDFNPLDLILHLDVYLDLLVNNYGPWIYAILFLVIFCETGLVVMPFLPGDSLLFIAGAVAAGGGMDPVLLGGLLMLAAILGDSTNYVIGRTAGEKLFSNPNSKIFRRDYLQKTHDFYDKHGGKTVTMARFLPIIRTFAPFVAGIARMPYPRFFGFSVLGTILWVGGLVTLGYFFGNVPFIKKNLSLLVVAIILLSLVPMVIGVVRSRFGGTKAQSH; via the coding sequence ATGGATTTCAACCCGCTCGACCTTATCCTGCATCTCGACGTTTACCTCGATTTGCTGGTGAACAACTATGGGCCATGGATCTACGCCATCCTGTTTCTGGTGATCTTCTGCGAAACCGGTCTGGTGGTGATGCCGTTCCTGCCGGGCGACTCGCTGCTGTTCATTGCCGGCGCCGTAGCGGCGGGCGGTGGCATGGACCCGGTATTGCTTGGCGGTCTGCTGATGCTCGCGGCCATTCTCGGCGACAGCACCAACTACGTGATCGGTCGTACGGCCGGGGAAAAGCTGTTCAGCAACCCCAACTCGAAAATATTCCGCCGCGACTACCTGCAAAAAACCCACGACTTCTACGACAAGCACGGCGGCAAGACCGTGACCATGGCGCGTTTCCTGCCGATCATCCGTACGTTTGCGCCGTTCGTTGCCGGCATCGCGCGCATGCCGTACCCACGCTTTTTCGGTTTCAGCGTACTCGGCACGATCCTGTGGGTCGGCGGCCTGGTGACGCTCGGCTACTTCTTCGGCAACGTGCCGTTCATCAAGAAAAACCTGTCGCTGCTGGTGGTGGCGATCATTCTGCTGTCGCTGGTGCCGATGGTCATCGGCGTGGTGCGCAGCCGTTTCGGCGGCACCAAAGCGCAATCGCATTAA
- a CDS encoding S24 family peptidase, giving the protein MRKNTSGPRFKALLEAANISTTGFAKFWGTEAQNVHNWYTRGVPAYRMEEVSRLLSVNSEWLKTGEGIKESPSLSPPASNGDHFDANDPQGSYRFIHPNDLELAFFKETPLDSSDKTHVIQDPDLSIRLLRSHLDQLEVRPDDAICAHMIGNSMADRIEDGSIVAIDRGLTQVVDGEIYAIEHDGMLRIKYLHRMPGNGLRLRSHNSAEYPDEVFRPAQVEEQRIHILGWVFWWSTVSKRRPVVPFL; this is encoded by the coding sequence ATGAGAAAGAACACTAGCGGTCCAAGATTCAAGGCACTCCTGGAAGCTGCGAACATCTCGACGACGGGTTTCGCAAAGTTCTGGGGCACGGAAGCCCAAAATGTCCACAACTGGTACACCCGGGGCGTCCCGGCGTATCGCATGGAAGAAGTCTCACGCCTGCTGTCCGTCAACAGTGAATGGCTGAAAACCGGCGAAGGCATCAAGGAATCACCGAGCCTTAGCCCACCGGCGAGCAATGGCGACCATTTCGACGCCAACGACCCGCAGGGCAGCTACCGATTCATCCACCCCAACGATCTCGAACTGGCCTTCTTCAAGGAAACGCCGCTCGACAGCTCCGACAAAACCCACGTCATCCAGGACCCGGACCTCTCCATCCGTCTGCTGCGCTCCCACCTCGACCAGCTCGAAGTCCGCCCCGACGACGCCATCTGCGCCCACATGATCGGCAACAGCATGGCCGACCGCATCGAAGACGGCTCCATCGTCGCCATCGACCGCGGCCTCACCCAGGTCGTCGACGGCGAGATCTATGCCATCGAACACGACGGCATGCTGCGCATCAAATACCTGCACCGCATGCCCGGCAACGGCCTGCGCCTGCGCAGCCACAACAGCGCCGAATACCCCGACGAAGTCTTCCGCCCGGCACAGGTCGAGGAACAGAGGATTCACATATTGGGCTGGGTGTTCTGGTGGTCGACAGTGAGCAAGCGCCGGCCGGTGGTGCCGTTCCTCTGA
- a CDS encoding alpha-2-macroglobulin family protein, whose translation MTGARMLRLCSRIPLLLALLLPLASVNADDSVEPSGYTPVSGESFFLLADSSFASDEQAMVRLEAPGRDYRRFRMEPYGGADIRVYRIDKPLDFLKRQKNLHRVVSDGQFKGEGLSNTLAYLWDNWYRKSRRVMQRAFSYESRKQVTEEVPELKMGDAMAAPTPYDAQPQFALIPGLPVVSQFRYPLWQAKPIQPPAGVDLAGSSSDFVSVAPGNVYIPLGQLKPGLYLVEALIGKYRATTMVFVSNTVAVSKIAGDELLVWAARKHEGSSVPKVNVLWTDGLGVMSSGATDSDGLLRLKHASPERSFVIGEDEEGGVFVSENFYYDSEIYDTKLYAFTDRPLYRPGDWVSLKIVGREFKNARDSALPGAADVSVSVLDATGTELQHLDLKLDSKAGTQGRFQLPDNAVAGGYEIRFNYKDQAYSSAFRVAEYIKPHFEISLNLAKQDYRTGEPVKGSLVLLYPDGKPVANARLSLSLRAQQLSMVDNELQYLGQFPVELTSAELTTDSKGNATLDLPAADKPSRYMLTVFASDGAAYRVKTTKEILIDRGAASFRLSAPQRFSAAGDKVAFNYANEGGSEPSKAVTPSSYGWVRLEDQSTGEGKLAATDKGFSLAFERPGTYNLTLKDQHGRVLGATGHSVTGDGVKAVPGTVEIVLDKPEYQAGDEALALITFPEPVSDALLSLERDKVEATALLAKGADWLTLEKLSDTQYRARIPVKDNFAPNLTFSVLYTKGGQYSFQNAGIKVVAPQIDVAISTDKAVYLPGDTVTVDLTTQFAGKAVPAHLTVSVVDEMIYALQPEVAPTIDQFFYHPRRNNVRTSASLSFISYDVALPGSPGAPGKANRSERGVKVLERPRREDVDTAAWQPELLTGADGKTRFTFKMPDSLTRWRITARAIADDGQVGQKKQFVRSEKPLYLKWSGPSKFRQGDQPQLGVFAFSQAEKPLKAELVTRYAGAEQRLPVTLNNGINYLPIPAFSLASGEWTAELVQDGKTADALAVRLSATGDGWQVTQTQSLDVASGDTPLSLPADATDIRLRLDDSPQALFRSALDDLLSYPYGGVEQTASRLLPLSIAYPSLASTPQIRDRLRLIMQNSRLRLVQMAGPSASFTWWGYDGEPDAFLTAYAYYADWNASQVLELTLPPEHWQRVLEVYAKQAPNTPLLQRALILSFAKQMHLPVNTLLSGLIDDLAKAGEGSAETVLDDGEDSLVMNDPDSALGLAAARVLAASMATQAKVTLPQAFNGQVSAAQQRLAVSSQPFVEALNLSQQPFDQGRATALLQRLLPQQSTLERALALTWLQRSIAQASPTIALAPGEGWKKHYGASGEMYWTWQGPTPVPGVLSVSGTQERPLRAALSFQTQQPAVDSMAVTITRRLSRLVPGDEAFTFKLEPVGSKALSSDSLYLDEVILTSKAPKPLRYGMLEVPLPPGADVERTTWGIKLQGKDGSEPTALEKARFEPGQLAYAVPVDALSGELRLRHLVRFSQKGQFNLPPVRFKQVYAPQHQAQETKAALGQVTVN comes from the coding sequence ATGACCGGTGCCCGCATGTTGCGACTCTGCTCCCGAATTCCACTGCTGCTCGCACTGTTGCTGCCACTGGCGAGCGTGAATGCTGACGATTCGGTCGAACCCAGCGGCTACACACCGGTGTCCGGCGAAAGCTTCTTTCTGCTTGCCGACAGCAGTTTCGCCAGCGACGAACAGGCCATGGTGCGCCTCGAGGCGCCCGGTCGTGATTACCGGCGTTTTCGCATGGAGCCGTATGGTGGCGCCGACATTCGCGTGTACCGCATCGACAAACCGCTGGATTTTCTCAAGCGTCAGAAGAACCTGCACCGGGTGGTCAGTGACGGCCAGTTCAAGGGCGAAGGACTGTCCAACACCCTCGCGTATCTTTGGGACAACTGGTACCGCAAATCCCGTCGGGTGATGCAGCGTGCGTTCTCTTACGAGTCGCGCAAACAGGTCACCGAAGAAGTGCCGGAACTGAAAATGGGCGACGCCATGGCCGCGCCGACGCCGTACGACGCGCAGCCGCAATTTGCGCTGATTCCGGGCCTGCCGGTGGTCAGCCAGTTCCGTTATCCGCTGTGGCAGGCCAAGCCGATCCAGCCGCCGGCCGGGGTCGACCTGGCCGGCTCTTCCAGCGATTTCGTCAGTGTCGCGCCGGGCAACGTTTACATTCCATTGGGTCAGCTGAAACCGGGTCTGTACCTGGTCGAAGCGCTGATCGGCAAGTACCGCGCGACGACCATGGTCTTCGTTTCCAACACCGTGGCGGTCAGCAAGATTGCCGGTGACGAACTGCTGGTCTGGGCTGCACGCAAACACGAAGGCAGCTCGGTGCCGAAGGTCAATGTGCTGTGGACCGACGGCCTCGGCGTGATGAGCAGCGGCGCGACCGACAGCGACGGTTTGCTGCGCCTGAAACACGCGAGCCCCGAGCGTTCGTTCGTCATCGGCGAAGACGAAGAGGGCGGCGTGTTCGTCTCGGAAAACTTCTATTACGACAGCGAAATCTACGACACCAAACTGTATGCCTTCACCGACCGGCCGCTGTATCGCCCGGGCGACTGGGTGTCGCTGAAAATCGTCGGTCGCGAATTCAAGAACGCCCGCGATTCGGCATTGCCGGGCGCGGCGGACGTCAGCGTTAGCGTGCTCGACGCGACCGGTACGGAGTTGCAACACCTCGACCTCAAACTTGATTCGAAGGCCGGTACTCAGGGCCGTTTCCAGTTGCCGGACAACGCCGTGGCCGGTGGTTACGAGATCCGTTTCAACTACAAGGATCAGGCCTACAGCAGCGCCTTTCGCGTCGCCGAATACATCAAACCGCACTTCGAAATTTCCCTGAATCTGGCCAAGCAGGATTACCGCACCGGCGAGCCAGTGAAGGGCAGTCTGGTGTTGCTCTATCCGGACGGCAAACCGGTGGCCAACGCCAGGCTGAGCTTGAGCCTGCGCGCCCAGCAGTTGTCGATGGTCGACAATGAACTGCAATACCTCGGGCAATTCCCGGTGGAATTGACCAGCGCTGAACTGACCACCGACAGCAAAGGCAATGCGACTCTAGACCTGCCAGCCGCCGACAAACCGAGCCGCTACATGCTCACCGTATTCGCCAGCGATGGCGCGGCGTATCGGGTCAAGACCACCAAGGAAATCCTTATCGACCGTGGCGCCGCCAGCTTCCGGTTGAGCGCGCCGCAACGCTTCAGCGCGGCCGGCGACAAGGTCGCGTTCAACTATGCCAACGAGGGCGGCAGCGAGCCGAGCAAAGCGGTGACGCCGAGCAGCTATGGCTGGGTGCGTCTCGAAGATCAGAGCACTGGTGAAGGCAAACTCGCCGCCACCGACAAAGGCTTCAGCCTCGCGTTCGAACGTCCGGGCACCTACAACCTGACGCTGAAAGATCAGCATGGGCGCGTCCTTGGCGCCACTGGCCATTCGGTGACTGGCGATGGTGTCAAAGCCGTGCCGGGCACGGTCGAGATCGTCCTCGACAAGCCTGAATACCAGGCCGGCGATGAAGCGCTGGCGCTGATCACCTTCCCCGAGCCGGTCAGCGATGCATTGCTGTCGCTGGAACGCGACAAGGTCGAAGCCACCGCGCTGCTGGCCAAAGGCGCTGACTGGCTGACACTGGAAAAGCTCAGCGACACCCAATACCGCGCGCGCATCCCGGTGAAAGACAATTTCGCGCCGAACCTGACCTTCTCCGTGCTCTACACCAAGGGCGGTCAGTACAGCTTCCAGAACGCCGGGATCAAAGTGGTCGCGCCGCAGATCGATGTGGCGATCAGCACCGACAAAGCGGTGTACCTGCCGGGCGATACGGTCACGGTTGACCTGACCACGCAATTCGCCGGCAAGGCAGTACCGGCGCACCTGACGGTCAGCGTTGTCGATGAAATGATCTACGCGCTGCAACCGGAAGTCGCGCCGACCATCGACCAGTTCTTCTATCACCCGCGCCGTAACAACGTGCGCACCAGTGCCAGCCTGTCGTTCATCAGTTACGACGTGGCGTTGCCGGGCAGCCCCGGCGCACCGGGCAAGGCCAACCGCAGCGAGCGCGGAGTGAAAGTGCTGGAGCGGCCGCGTCGCGAAGACGTCGACACCGCCGCCTGGCAACCGGAACTGCTGACCGGCGCCGACGGCAAAACCCGTTTCACTTTCAAGATGCCGGACTCGCTGACCCGCTGGCGCATCACCGCCCGCGCCATCGCTGATGATGGTCAGGTCGGGCAGAAGAAGCAGTTTGTTCGTTCGGAAAAACCGCTGTACCTGAAGTGGAGCGGGCCGAGCAAATTCCGCCAGGGCGATCAGCCGCAACTGGGGGTGTTCGCGTTCAGCCAAGCCGAAAAACCGCTCAAGGCTGAACTGGTCACTCGTTATGCCGGCGCAGAGCAGCGTCTGCCGGTGACGTTGAACAATGGCATCAACTACCTGCCGATCCCGGCATTCTCCCTGGCTTCCGGTGAGTGGACGGCGGAGCTGGTGCAGGACGGTAAAACCGCTGACGCCTTGGCGGTGCGCCTGAGTGCAACCGGTGATGGCTGGCAGGTGACGCAAACGCAAAGCCTCGATGTCGCCAGCGGCGATACGCCGTTGAGTCTGCCGGCCGATGCCACGGATATTCGCCTGCGTCTGGATGACAGTCCGCAAGCGCTGTTCCGATCCGCCCTTGATGATCTGCTGAGCTACCCGTACGGCGGCGTCGAGCAGACCGCCAGCCGGTTGCTGCCGCTGAGCATTGCCTATCCGTCGCTGGCGTCGACCCCGCAGATTCGTGATCGCTTGCGCCTGATCATGCAGAACAGCCGCCTGCGTCTGGTGCAAATGGCCGGGCCGTCGGCGAGCTTCACGTGGTGGGGTTATGACGGTGAGCCGGATGCATTCCTCACGGCCTACGCTTACTACGCCGACTGGAACGCCAGTCAGGTGCTCGAGCTGACCTTGCCGCCGGAGCATTGGCAGCGGGTGCTGGAGGTCTACGCCAAGCAAGCGCCGAATACGCCGCTGCTGCAACGGGCGCTGATTCTGTCGTTCGCCAAACAGATGCACCTGCCGGTGAACACGCTGCTCAGCGGTTTGATCGACGATCTGGCCAAGGCCGGTGAGGGCAGTGCCGAAACCGTGCTGGACGATGGCGAAGACAGTCTCGTGATGAACGATCCGGATTCGGCGCTCGGTCTGGCGGCGGCGCGGGTATTGGCTGCCTCGATGGCCACGCAAGCGAAAGTGACTTTGCCGCAAGCGTTCAATGGTCAAGTGTCTGCGGCACAACAACGTCTGGCGGTCAGCTCACAGCCGTTCGTCGAAGCGCTGAACCTCTCGCAGCAACCGTTCGATCAGGGCCGTGCGACAGCGCTGCTGCAACGTCTGCTGCCACAGCAATCGACCCTCGAACGCGCGCTGGCACTGACCTGGCTGCAACGCAGCATCGCCCAGGCGTCGCCAACTATCGCTCTGGCACCGGGTGAAGGCTGGAAGAAACACTACGGCGCGAGCGGCGAAATGTATTGGACCTGGCAAGGCCCGACGCCGGTGCCAGGTGTGTTGAGCGTGTCCGGCACACAAGAGCGTCCGCTGCGCGCGGCGCTGAGTTTCCAGACCCAACAGCCGGCGGTCGATTCGATGGCGGTGACCATCACTCGTCGTCTGTCGCGACTGGTGCCGGGCGACGAAGCGTTCACCTTCAAACTTGAGCCGGTCGGCAGCAAAGCGTTGTCCAGCGACAGCCTGTATCTGGACGAAGTGATCCTCACCAGCAAAGCGCCGAAACCGCTGCGCTACGGCATGCTCGAAGTGCCGCTGCCGCCGGGCGCCGATGTCGAGCGCACCACTTGGGGCATCAAGTTGCAGGGCAAGGACGGTAGCGAACCGACCGCGCTGGAAAAGGCCCGTTTCGAGCCGGGACAACTGGCCTACGCGGTGCCGGTGGATGCGTTGAGCGGTGAATTGCGCCTGCGCCATCTGGTGCGCTTCTCGCAAAAAGGCCAGTTCAACCTGCCACCGGTGCGGTTCAAGCAGGTCTACGCGCCGCAGCATCAGGCTCAGGAAACCAAAGCCGCGCTCGGCCAGGTCACGGTCAACTGA
- a CDS encoding M90 family metallopeptidase, which translates to MWSLSAWRRRRILAKHPIADDVWQRVRHHLSFLDGLSAAEDQWLRDACVLFLEDKHLSALPGVELHQEQRLLLAAQAQLPLLNLGDLNWYQGFHEIVLYPDDFLSPQRHRDASGIEHEWDGEHSGEAWQQGPVILAWPGVMASGGWEGYNLVIHELAHKLDMLNGDANGLPPLHTDMRVSDWAEVMQAAYDDLNRQLDHDPDAETAIDPYAAENPAEFFAVTSEYFFSAPDLLHEAYPQVYAQLQLFYRQDPLGRLRQLQATDPVYQAHD; encoded by the coding sequence ATGTGGTCGTTGAGCGCCTGGCGTCGCCGACGCATTCTGGCAAAGCACCCGATTGCCGACGATGTCTGGCAACGGGTGCGGCATCACCTGAGTTTTCTCGATGGCCTCAGCGCTGCTGAAGACCAGTGGCTGCGCGACGCCTGTGTGTTGTTCCTCGAAGACAAACACCTGAGTGCCCTGCCCGGCGTCGAACTGCATCAGGAACAACGCCTGCTGCTCGCCGCCCAGGCGCAGTTGCCGCTGCTTAACCTCGGTGATTTGAACTGGTATCAAGGCTTTCATGAGATCGTCCTCTACCCCGACGACTTCCTCAGCCCGCAACGCCATCGCGACGCCAGCGGCATCGAACACGAGTGGGACGGCGAGCACAGCGGCGAAGCCTGGCAACAGGGGCCGGTGATTCTCGCCTGGCCGGGCGTCATGGCCAGCGGTGGCTGGGAAGGCTATAACCTCGTCATTCACGAACTCGCGCATAAACTCGACATGCTCAATGGCGATGCCAACGGCCTGCCGCCGCTGCACACCGACATGCGCGTCAGCGACTGGGCCGAGGTGATGCAGGCGGCCTACGATGATCTCAACCGCCAGCTCGACCATGATCCCGATGCCGAAACCGCCATTGATCCGTACGCTGCGGAGAATCCCGCGGAGTTCTTCGCAGTCACCAGTGAATACTTTTTCAGCGCCCCGGATCTGCTGCACGAGGCCTATCCGCAGGTGTACGCGCAGTTGCAGCTTTTCTACCGCCAGGACCCGTTGGGCAGGTTGCGGCAACTTCAGGCCACAGACCCGGTCTATCAGGCGCACGACTAA
- a CDS encoding YfaP family protein — protein MTFRYPQVLLLLCTLTALAPAHAADSVKLDTPVSGWRSGAPEGEGESFRQTVNYPASSVNTPIGQANTARISGEIKASAKNNQPGRLIVNGVSMPLKIDASGRFDRPFSFPNGSNSVEVRSPDGQQRHRTQFLNTRGGATPAKLRVLLAWDSDGTDLDLHLITPDGAHVWYGNRVAPNGAALDVDVTTGYGPEIAAMPAPIKGQYLVYVNYYGGGYREDDEGGDEAVQALTTAQVTVITEEGTPSEKMETFLVPMRAVGELTLVKSFSYP, from the coding sequence ATGACATTCCGTTATCCCCAGGTCTTGCTGCTGCTCTGCACGCTGACCGCGCTGGCGCCGGCCCATGCCGCCGACAGCGTCAAGCTCGACACCCCGGTCAGCGGCTGGCGCAGCGGCGCTCCGGAAGGCGAGGGCGAAAGCTTCCGCCAAACGGTCAACTATCCGGCCTCGTCGGTAAACACCCCGATCGGCCAGGCCAATACCGCGCGCATCAGCGGCGAAATCAAAGCCAGCGCCAAAAACAACCAGCCCGGCCGCCTGATCGTCAACGGCGTCAGCATGCCGCTGAAAATCGACGCCAGCGGCCGCTTCGACCGCCCGTTCTCCTTCCCCAACGGCAGCAACAGCGTCGAAGTGCGCAGTCCCGACGGCCAACAACGCCACCGCACCCAGTTCCTCAACACCCGCGGCGGCGCCACCCCGGCCAAACTGCGCGTACTGCTGGCCTGGGACAGCGACGGCACCGACCTCGACCTGCACCTGATCACCCCCGACGGCGCCCACGTCTGGTACGGCAACCGCGTCGCACCCAATGGCGCCGCCCTCGATGTCGACGTCACCACCGGCTACGGCCCGGAAATCGCCGCCATGCCGGCGCCGATCAAAGGGCAGTATCTGGTGTATGTGAATTATTACGGCGGTGGCTATCGCGAGGATGACGAGGGCGGGGATGAGGCGGTGCAGGCGCTGACCACGGCGCAGGTGACGGTGATCACCGAGGAAGGCACGCCGAGTGAGAAGATGGAGACGTTTCTGGTGCCGATGCGGGCGGTGGGGGAGTTGACGTTGGTGAAGTCGTTTAGTTATCCGTGA
- the ppa gene encoding inorganic diphosphatase — protein sequence MSYSKIPAGKDLPNDIYVAIEIPANHAPIKYEIDKDSDCLFVDRFMATPMFYPANYGYIPNTLADDGDPLDVLVVTPYPVAPGSVIRARPVGILNMTDDGGGDAKVIAVPHDKLSQLYVDVKEYTDLPPLLIQQIEHFFANYKDLEKGKWVKIEGWAGADAAREAITKSVAAYKG from the coding sequence ATGAGCTACAGCAAGATTCCGGCTGGCAAAGACCTGCCGAACGACATCTACGTCGCGATCGAGATCCCGGCCAACCACGCGCCGATCAAATACGAAATCGACAAAGACAGCGATTGCCTGTTCGTTGACCGTTTCATGGCCACCCCAATGTTCTACCCGGCCAACTACGGTTACATCCCGAACACTCTGGCTGACGACGGTGATCCCCTCGACGTGCTGGTCGTGACCCCTTATCCGGTTGCCCCTGGTTCGGTGATCCGCGCACGTCCAGTCGGCATCCTGAACATGACCGACGACGGCGGCGGCGATGCCAAAGTCATCGCAGTGCCACACGACAAGCTGTCGCAGCTGTACGTCGACGTGAAGGAATACACCGACCTGCCGCCACTGCTGATTCAGCAGATCGAGCACTTCTTTGCGAACTACAAGGATCTCGAAAAGGGCAAATGGGTCAAGATCGAAGGCTGGGCCGGCGCAGACGCCGCCCGCGAAGCGATCACCAAGTCGGTTGCCGCCTACAAAGGCTAA
- a CDS encoding DUF2300 domain-containing protein: MIRRLLWLLIGLIPALATAQDEPLRVAYQGELLSLSQTQLIAREPLPPSLEAPLGSLWKLFVYAWLVDTGAREPAYECRGQSKEEVYCCTAGGRIERDQALVKSCGLYFEPARLGISAADWRTFWQARQAPTWLLDLPSVQPAQRVSVVELLKVLASLPAQDQARRVLLDVVLNAADGNVVGELGGRLRVKTWSWLGDQDPQSRQGGFAGWTADGAPVWAGGRGTSQMVLRHYGQALATVLPAAWPVDAGRCVEVGLFSKYPLARVLTGERVATSGPLQGDYRVEFANGNALDIHSDGELFLLNDKLVARLDREEYVARVLEREAKPEPAEAAKALAVAIRTYLLQNATRNGDCLSIDDSSNRQRVAPRPASAESRNIAAWTADMVLAGSPVTYHSDQPGPDKLAWQQAVEQANAGQRYDAILLHAYPRASLSRWDNPVASCEALPAAQDWLQKQRRGWRPKLASETGYNDVSTFAVCKLAFGHPFVDRERQRIYVRGVLSLQDRLDLTHEYLHLAFEAHPNGQDETYIEGLARHLLLE, from the coding sequence ATGATCCGGCGGCTGCTGTGGCTGTTGATCGGATTGATACCTGCGCTGGCAACGGCGCAGGACGAGCCGTTGCGCGTGGCTTATCAGGGCGAATTGTTGTCGCTGAGCCAGACGCAACTGATCGCGCGCGAGCCGTTGCCTCCCTCGCTGGAAGCGCCGCTTGGCAGTCTGTGGAAGTTGTTTGTCTACGCCTGGCTGGTCGATACCGGCGCGCGTGAGCCGGCTTATGAATGTCGCGGACAGTCGAAAGAAGAAGTCTATTGCTGTACCGCGGGCGGCAGGATCGAGCGCGATCAGGCGTTGGTGAAATCCTGCGGCTTGTATTTTGAACCGGCGCGGTTGGGCATTTCTGCTGCCGACTGGCGCACCTTTTGGCAGGCGCGGCAGGCACCGACGTGGTTGCTCGATCTGCCCTCGGTGCAGCCGGCGCAACGGGTGTCCGTCGTGGAGTTGCTCAAAGTGCTGGCTTCGCTGCCGGCGCAGGATCAGGCGCGGCGGGTGTTGCTCGACGTGGTGCTGAACGCGGCGGACGGCAATGTCGTCGGTGAACTGGGCGGGCGCTTGCGGGTGAAAACCTGGAGCTGGCTCGGCGATCAGGATCCGCAATCGCGCCAGGGTGGTTTCGCCGGCTGGACGGCGGATGGCGCGCCGGTCTGGGCCGGTGGCCGTGGCACCAGTCAGATGGTCTTGCGCCATTACGGTCAGGCACTGGCGACGGTTTTGCCAGCGGCATGGCCGGTGGACGCAGGGCGTTGTGTCGAAGTCGGGCTGTTTTCGAAGTACCCGCTTGCGAGGGTTTTGACGGGGGAGCGGGTGGCGACTTCCGGCCCGTTGCAGGGCGATTACCGTGTTGAATTCGCCAACGGCAACGCGCTGGATATCCACAGCGACGGCGAACTGTTTCTGCTCAACGACAAACTCGTCGCAAGGCTTGATCGCGAAGAATATGTAGCTCGCGTCCTTGAGCGCGAAGCCAAACCGGAACCCGCCGAAGCGGCCAAAGCGCTGGCCGTGGCAATCCGCACGTATCTGCTGCAAAACGCCACGCGCAACGGCGACTGCCTGAGCATCGACGACAGCAGCAACCGTCAGCGCGTCGCGCCACGTCCGGCCTCTGCCGAATCACGCAACATCGCCGCCTGGACTGCAGATATGGTCCTCGCCGGCAGCCCCGTCACTTATCACTCCGACCAACCCGGCCCGGACAAACTCGCCTGGCAACAAGCCGTCGAACAGGCCAACGCCGGCCAGCGCTACGACGCAATTCTGCTGCACGCCTATCCGCGCGCCAGCCTCAGCCGCTGGGACAACCCGGTCGCCTCCTGCGAAGCGCTGCCTGCCGCGCAGGACTGGCTGCAAAAACAGCGACGCGGCTGGCGGCCGAAGCTCGCCAGCGAAACCGGCTACAACGACGTCAGCACTTTCGCCGTGTGCAAACTTGCCTTCGGCCACCCCTTCGTCGACCGCGAACGCCAACGCATCTACGTGCGCGGCGTCCTGTCGCTGCAGGATCGCCTCGACCTGACCCACGAATACCTGCACCTGGCCTTTGAAGCTCACCCCAACGGCCAGGACGAAACCTACATCGAAGGGCTCGCCCGTCACCTTTTGCTGGAATAG
- a CDS encoding type II toxin-antitoxin system RelB/DinJ family antitoxin, which translates to MASINIRIDDELKQRSFAALEKLGVTPSELLRQTLQYVAERGKLPFKAALLSEEDEALIAVVTERLASPQRVKVSLDDL; encoded by the coding sequence ATGGCCTCCATCAACATCCGCATCGACGATGAGCTCAAGCAGCGCTCCTTTGCCGCGCTGGAAAAACTTGGTGTCACGCCTTCCGAGCTTCTGCGCCAAACGCTTCAATACGTCGCCGAGCGGGGCAAGCTACCTTTCAAAGCGGCGTTGCTCAGCGAAGAAGATGAAGCGCTCATCGCCGTCGTCACCGAACGCCTCGCCTCACCGCAGCGAGTCAAGGTGAGTTTGGATGATCTATAA
- a CDS encoding GNAT family N-acetyltransferase — translation MRIIQATLEHLDLLTPLFVKYREFYGSLPYPDSSRAFLEKRLRRKESVIYLALADDDDKKLMGFCQLYPSFSSLSLKRVWILNDIYVAEDARRQLVADNLIRTAKKMAKETQAVRMRVSTSADNEVAQKTYESIGFKEDTEFKNYVLPISDEL, via the coding sequence ATGCGGATTATTCAAGCGACCCTCGAACATCTGGATTTGCTGACCCCGTTGTTCGTCAAATATCGCGAGTTCTACGGTTCCCTGCCTTACCCGGATTCCTCCCGCGCCTTTCTCGAAAAGCGCCTGCGCCGCAAGGAATCGGTGATTTACCTGGCCCTGGCCGATGATGACGACAAGAAACTCATGGGGTTCTGTCAGCTCTATCCAAGCTTCTCCTCGCTGTCGCTCAAGCGCGTGTGGATTCTCAACGACATCTATGTCGCCGAAGACGCCCGTCGGCAATTGGTCGCGGACAATCTGATCCGCACCGCAAAAAAAATGGCCAAGGAAACCCAAGCCGTGCGCATGCGCGTCTCCACCAGCGCCGACAACGAAGTGGCACAAAAAACCTATGAATCCATCGGATTCAAGGAAGACACCGAGTTCAAGAACTACGTATTGCCGATCAGCGACGAGCTCTGA